One window of Chryseobacterium indologenes genomic DNA carries:
- a CDS encoding DUF3289 family protein, protein MASEGGNIVRNVFGKSYKEAEHIMKDASKGTLDFKSPKENTFYGKKGGKKFDEYQAKKDNTLLVVKVEGPLDDNGGKIDKPKEGVKYWFKATFNRSATKSEYKKLQWQEKINGISIPFFFDYSSITGNTETIQVKLPCYDMRVYAYFKTPIDKVSVEVKITNPLPLYIDRFKIKGKDRKGVNMADDMCYGLGVSNQYPSRYTLQDVESKGVWIKSEIRDKTDEELWAGFKLMVGTLFSVGELETVAFDMIEKFKRSEGGEYTNPVLTKHVLQHPSNQRFCLSMEDEIADRIKKNYGSVASIEDDEIHFTDDEIGKFGKRGWGHPQFSTMKDTFMGGLTICMNDTWAYEVQLTKFNKSGNGTYDATYKVVLYDHFGLDMPDIEKKYYYLLGFRYWFILQHIRGYKPFITKVEFEKTFKESITIGKAERQSKRRAQKEREDHLRNMGRRRPGEY, encoded by the coding sequence ATGGCGAGCGAAGGCGGAAATATCGTAAGAAATGTCTTTGGGAAGTCCTACAAGGAAGCTGAACATATTATGAAAGATGCTTCCAAGGGTACCTTGGATTTTAAATCCCCTAAGGAAAACACCTTTTATGGGAAAAAAGGAGGGAAGAAATTTGATGAATATCAGGCGAAAAAAGATAATACATTACTGGTTGTAAAGGTAGAAGGCCCCTTAGATGATAACGGAGGGAAAATTGACAAACCTAAAGAAGGAGTAAAATACTGGTTCAAAGCGACCTTTAACAGATCTGCAACGAAAAGCGAGTATAAAAAGCTTCAATGGCAGGAGAAAATCAATGGAATTTCTATCCCTTTCTTTTTCGATTATTCTTCAATCACCGGAAATACGGAAACGATACAGGTGAAACTTCCCTGTTATGATATGCGGGTTTATGCTTATTTTAAAACTCCAATTGACAAGGTGAGTGTGGAAGTCAAAATAACCAATCCATTACCTCTTTACATTGACAGATTTAAAATTAAAGGAAAAGACAGGAAAGGAGTGAATATGGCGGATGATATGTGCTATGGTTTGGGTGTTTCCAATCAATACCCTTCAAGATATACCCTTCAGGATGTAGAAAGTAAAGGAGTTTGGATCAAGTCGGAGATAAGAGATAAGACCGATGAAGAATTATGGGCCGGGTTTAAGCTTATGGTAGGAACGCTTTTTTCAGTTGGAGAACTGGAAACCGTCGCTTTTGATATGATTGAAAAATTTAAACGAAGCGAAGGCGGTGAATATACAAACCCTGTGCTTACAAAACATGTATTGCAGCATCCTTCAAACCAAAGATTCTGCTTAAGCATGGAAGATGAAATTGCTGACAGAATTAAGAAAAACTATGGAAGTGTTGCATCTATTGAAGACGATGAAATCCATTTTACAGATGATGAGATCGGAAAGTTTGGAAAAAGAGGATGGGGACATCCGCAGTTTTCAACAATGAAGGACACCTTCATGGGAGGTCTTACCATCTGTATGAACGATACCTGGGCCTATGAGGTACAGCTTACAAAATTCAATAAATCAGGTAATGGCACTTACGATGCTACATATAAAGTTGTTCTATATGATCACTTTGGATTGGATATGCCGGATATAGAAAAGAAATATTACTATCTGCTTGGTTTCAGATATTGGTTTATTCTGCAACATATCAGAGGGTACAAACCTTTTATCACTAAAGTTGAATTTGAGAAGACTTTTAAAGAAAGTATTACAATTGGCAAAGCTGAACGACAAAGTAAAAGGAGAGCACAAAAAGAAAGAGAAGATCATCTTCGCAATATGGGAAGGAGAAGGCCCGGAGAATATTAA